The genome window GAACGTCGACCGGGCGGCGGCGATGCATGCGGCGCGAGTGACGTTTGAAAAGGCGCTGTGGGGTGATGCGGGGGTGGTGGCGCGGGGGCCGGCGGTCCACGTGGGGTGTTCGGGGTGGTACTACTGGCACTGGAAGGGCACGTTCTATCCGGCGGATCTGCCGGGCGGGAAATGGTTTGATCATTACGCCAGCCGGTTTCGCACAGTGGAACTGAATGCGCCGTTCTACGCGTGGCCGAGCGTGACGAACGTGAAGACCTGGCTGCGGCAGGCGGGGCGCAGGCGGTTCGTTTACACCGTGAAGGTGAGCGAGTTGATCACGTACGAGAAGCGATTCGTGGGAACGCGGACGCTCGTGAAGGACTTCGGGCACATCGCGGATCTGCTCGGGCCGCGCATGGGGTGCTTCCTGTTTCAATTGCCGCCGAGCGTTCACTATTCCAAGGCGATGCTGCATCGCATCCTGCGGCAGCTTGACCCTGCGCGGCGGAACGTGGTGGAGTTTCGGCATCGCAGCTGGTGGAACGAGACGACGTACGCGGCGTTCCGCAATGCGGGGGCGATCTTCTGTTCATGCAGCGGGCCGCGCCTGCCGGACGAACTGGTGCGCACGGCGGACGATGTGTACGTGCGCTTCCACGGCACGAAGCAGTGGTATCGCCATGATTACACAAAGGCGGAGCTGGCCGTGTGGGCCGATCGCATCGCCGCCAGCGGAGCGCGGCGGGTGTGGGTCTACTTCAACAACGATCGCGACGGCTACGCGATCAAGAACGCGCGCGAGATGGTGCGGCAACTGAAAGCGAAGGCGGGAACATCGGCAGCGGTTTAAAGTTCATCAGGACGATCAGAGGGCGCACCCACAGGCACCGCCCTCTGATCTTCAATGGGAATCCGATTGGTTATCACACCATCACACGTTGGCCGCCCTCCAGGACGGGATCGGCGGACGCATGGCAGGGGTCGTGTTGGTGCCGCTGCGGTGGAAGCAGTTGCTGCTGAAGACGGCGATGCTGCCGGCGCGTGCGACGCTCGCCCGCACGTGAAGTATACCGCCGCCGCGGTCCGCTCCAGCGGCGGGTTAGCAGGCATCGCTGCGACACGTCCACGAACCCCCACACCTGTTCCCCGCCGCGGCGAATGATGAGGCGCCGGACCGTCGCGAATCGCAACAGATCGTCCGACAGCGTTCCGACCACGGTGGCGTCTTCAGCGTAGATGTACCGACCGCCGCCGTACGGCGGCACGGCGGCGAGGAGCCGGTCCGCAGTCGCTGGGTGCGGCAGGAGGATCGCCTGCTCCTCAGGACGGTTCTCGTCGGCGACCAATCTGGAGTCCGCACCGACCAGCAGACAGCCGCGCACGCTGGTGTCGCATCCGATGAAGTCCCGGGGCCGCGCGATGATCTTGGAAACGTCCATGCCAGCTAACGGACCAACGTCCAATGGCCGGCACCGCGCCGGCCGGCTTACAGTTTATCAGAACGCGCGACGCGGCCTCGGTCCGCTGCAGAGAACCCATGCAATCCCGCCGCTGACGTGTGAAGATCAGCGGCGTCCCTTACCACAGGAGGACCGCATGGGTTTCCAGAAGATCATCGCTCTGGACCTGGGCAATTTGAAGACCGTCGCGTGCGTGATGGACACCGCGCTCATGCAGAACGGCAAGGTGCTGGTGGAGAACTGGCACAGCTTTACGCCTGCGAGCCCGCATGCCGAAGGTGGCAAGACGAACCGGGTGGTGAACAAGGAAGTGGAGACGGCCGACGCGTTCGCCCGTCGCGTACTTGGCGATCTGTATGACCGCGTACCGATCATG of Tepidisphaeraceae bacterium contains these proteins:
- a CDS encoding DUF72 domain-containing protein is translated as MAEYRDEERAARRERREARRAKQRLANVDRAAAMHAARVTFEKALWGDAGVVARGPAVHVGCSGWYYWHWKGTFYPADLPGGKWFDHYASRFRTVELNAPFYAWPSVTNVKTWLRQAGRRRFVYTVKVSELITYEKRFVGTRTLVKDFGHIADLLGPRMGCFLFQLPPSVHYSKAMLHRILRQLDPARRNVVEFRHRSWWNETTYAAFRNAGAIFCSCSGPRLPDELVRTADDVYVRFHGTKQWYRHDYTKAELAVWADRIAASGARRVWVYFNNDRDGYAIKNAREMVRQLKAKAGTSAAV